The genomic stretch TCCGTGCCTTCGAGCCGCATGAAGCCTGCGATTTTGCCCTCGTCTTCCGCCACCCACAGTCCGTCGCCGGGGATCCACTTGGTTTCGAAGAGGTGTTTGAGGGTGTCGAACGGATAGGTGATCTCGAAGAAGGTGAAGCACTCGGTGCGAGTGGCGATAAAGAGCCGCGTCAATTCGGCGGCGTCATCCTCAGTCGCGAGGCGAATCCGGAGGTCGGGTGGCATAGGGGAGTATGGTCCGCACCGAAAGTTAGGGTGCTGCCCCAAACTTGCTTTGGGGCGTGAGGCTCGCAACGGCAGCCTTCGCAAAGCTGTGTAGGGCTCTTGCAATTCGCTCCAAACCTCGGAGACTCGGTGTGGGGCTGCACCCAACCAAGGGAGACCACTTGTCATCCTTTGGAGGGCCACCCGCCGCGCGCTGATCTGCAGAGAGGGACGTGTCCAGGCAAACGTCATAGGCGGGAGTGAAGGCCATCGGTGGGATTGTGGCATGGCGGGGCAAGCCGATCGCAGGGAGGCTTCCGTTCTCCGCAGAGTGAAACCCTTTGCGGCGACGGCCGAGTGGGTGACGGTTTGACGCAGAGACGCGTCAGAAACACCATGCGTCTTTTCGCCCTGCCCGTTCTTCTTCTCGCCGTCGTTGGATTTCAGAGCGCGCCGAACCAGGGATCTAGCCCAGTGGCGCTCAAAGCAGGCGACGCCAAGCCGATCACTAGCGGCCCAGCGCCGGACGGCAAACTCCTCACCGTCGAGGGCAAAGAGACGACGCTGAAGGCGGTGTTGGGTGGCAGGCCCGCCGTCCTCATCTTCTATCGTGGGAGCTGGTGCCCGTTCTGCATGAGACACCTGGCCGATCTCGCGACGGTTTCAGGCGATATCAAGAAACTGGGCGTGCAGCTCGTCGCTATCAGCCCAGACTTGCCGGCCGGTCTCAAAGCCGCCATCGAAAAGGACAAAGTGGACTACAACCTGTTTTCCGATGGCAAGGCCGAGCTCATCAGGAAGTTTGGGTTGGCGTTCAAAGTGGACGACGCTACGATCGAGCGCTACAAGGGCTTCGGGGTCGACCTGGAAAAGGTCTCCGGAGAATCGCACCACATCCTGCCGGTGCCGG from Armatimonadota bacterium encodes the following:
- a CDS encoding AhpC/TSA family protein, giving the protein MRLFALPVLLLAVVGFQSAPNQGSSPVALKAGDAKPITSGPAPDGKLLTVEGKETTLKAVLGGRPAVLIFYRGSWCPFCMRHLADLATVSGDIKKLGVQLVAISPDLPAGLKAAIEKDKVDYNLFSDGKAELIRKFGLAFKVDDATIERYKGFGVDLEKVSGESHHILPVPAVYVVDASGTIRYVHYQPDYKVRLSGAAVLEAAKKVSQPAQLKR